ACTCCATTATCAGCAGCAACTTCAGCATAAGATATAGCTAAATCATATGGAGAAATAACAGCTACATTTTCAGAATAAAAAGCTTTACTAACATCTATATTTAAATTAGGTTCAATTTTATGAAGTAATTCCTTATCATTTTCTATTAAATGAACACCTTCTATATTTCTTTTCTTCGCCCTATTATACATAACATCTAATTTATAGTTTTGATTATTATTAGATGTTATTCTCAATGCTCCTGTTTTTTCATATGACACATTAAATTTTTTACAATGTTCCTCAATCAGTTTTCTACCTATACCTTCAAGCTTTGCCATCATATCATTAGAAGTTTCTGATCCATCATAAATAACTGCTGTGTTTATAAAAGATATATCATCTGCTACATCATAATCCTTTTCTATTAATGCTATATTGATATTATATTTTGATAATTGATAAGCTACAGCACATCCTACTATGCCTCCACCTAAAATTAGTACGTCATAATCCATATATACTTTCCTCCTAATCAGATACTATAAATCCATTTTCTTTTAATTCATTTATAATACTATTTATATCTTCCTGAGTATCTGCTGATATAGTATGAATGTGTACACCATTAGTTAACACAGATAATAATCTACCTTCTTGCTTCTTATATTTTTCTGCAAATTTATTTAATTCATTATAATTCTTAATCATTAACAGCCCTCTTATTTCTCCATACAAAGAATGCTCTACTATAACATCTTCAATAGTACCACCATACTTAATAACTATACTCATTTCATAAATTAACTCTTCTTCTTTATGATTTACAGCTATTATAGCTTTTATTTTATTTAATTCCTTATTAATAATATATCCATCAGGAGTAGCAATTATATTGTTTCCTTTAGCTCTAAGTATAGCTATATCTCTTACTATTATTTGTCTTGTTACTCCATATTTCTTTGCTATTTCAAGTCCTTTTAGTGGAATTTTACTTTGAATTAAACTTTTAAGTATATTTTCTCTTCTTTCAATAGAATTCATAAGATTTTACCCTCCATAGTTTAATTATGTTTACTTAAACTTAATTTCGATTATCACATATATTTAATATCTTTAAATATAAATTCTCTTCAATTATATCTAAATTTTTATGATGATTTTCTATGCAATACAATATTTCTTCATCTTCAAAACTTATACTTTCTAATAATCTTTTACCAATTGCAGGATGATTATAATATTTAGTCATTCTACTATATTTATTATACTTTAAAAAGTTGCCCTTAGTAACTTTATTTATAATTACTACTATTCCTTTTTCAATTACATTTAATGAAATTTCTATCTTACCTATATCATGTAATAATGCACATTTAGCTATTTTAAATTCATCTACAGTGTCATAATCTTTTCCCATAAGAATTGCTTCTTTGCACACCTTAAAAGAATGAAGTCTATCAGGTTTACTTAATTTCATAAATAAATCTTTTTCTTTTTTATTTAAATATTTATTTATAAAATCAATATTATCATTTTTAA
The Clostridium cagae genome window above contains:
- a CDS encoding transcription repressor NadR, with amino-acid sequence MNSIERRENILKSLIQSKIPLKGLEIAKKYGVTRQIIVRDIAILRAKGNNIIATPDGYIINKELNKIKAIIAVNHKEEELIYEMSIVIKYGGTIEDVIVEHSLYGEIRGLLMIKNYNELNKFAEKYKKQEGRLLSVLTNGVHIHTISADTQEDINSIINELKENGFIVSD
- a CDS encoding HD domain-containing protein, with the protein product MLYRIKQFMLGILSYFKNDNIDFINKYLNKKEKDLFMKLSKPDRLHSFKVCKEAILMGKDYDTVDEFKIAKCALLHDIGKIEISLNVIEKGIVVIINKVTKGNFLKYNKYSRMTKYYNHPAIGKRLLESISFEDEEILYCIENHHKNLDIIEENLYLKILNICDNRN